One part of the Gossypium raimondii isolate GPD5lz chromosome 1, ASM2569854v1, whole genome shotgun sequence genome encodes these proteins:
- the LOC105786174 gene encoding E3 ubiquitin-protein ligase SINAT2: protein MAPGGNACKEVIESHSPVADYDIASAKSESNNATSTTTTATMKTSVNLVGKHGIHSNNGVYELLECPVCTNLMYPPIHQCPNGHTLCSNCKIRVHNCCPTCRYDLGNIRCLALEKVAESLELPCKYQNLGCQDIFPYYSKLKHEQHCRFRPYNCPYAGSDCSVTGDIPTLVSHLKDDHKVDMHDGCTFNHRYVKSNPHEVENATWMLTVFNCFGRQFCLHFEAFQLGMAPVYMAFLRFMGDDNEAKKFSYSLEVGANGRKLIWQGIPRSIRDSHRKVRDSQDGLVIQRNLALYFSGGDRQELKLRVTGRIWKEE from the exons ATGGCTCCTGGAGGCAACGCTTGCAAAGAAGTCATTGAGTCTCATTCCCCTGTTGCAGATTATGACATAGCTTCAGCAAAATCTGAGAGTAATAATGCCACTAGTACTACTACAACTGCAACAATGAAAACTTCTGTTAATTTAGTTGGAAAACATGGAATTCATTCAAACAACGGTGTTTATGAGCTCCTTGAGTGTCCTGTATGCACGAATTTGATGTATCCACCAATTCACCAG TGCCCAAATGGACACACTTTGTGTTCGAACTGCAAGATTAGAGTGCACAACTGTTGCCCAACATGCCGCTATGATCTTGGAAATATAAGGTGCTTAGCTTTGGAGAAAGTTGCAGAATCCTTGGAACTCCCTTGTAAATACCAGAATCTAGGTTGCCAAGATATCTTCCCCTATTACAGCAAGCTTAAGCATGAGCAGCACTGTCGGTTCCGTCCCTACAATTGCCCTTATGCTGGGTCTGACTGCTCTGTCACAGGTGACATCCCCACCCTTGTTTCACATCTCAAGGATGATCACAAAGTCGACATGCATGATGGATGTACCTTCAATCATCGATATGTCAAATCAAATCCACATGAAGTTGAAAATGCTACATGGATGCTTACT GTTTTCAATTGTTTTGGAAGACAGTTCTGCTTGCATTTTGAAGCTTTCCAGCTTGGGATGGCACCTGTCTATATGGCCTTTTTACGTTTTATGGGAGATGATAATGAAGCTAAGAAATTCAGTTACAGTTTGGAGGTCGGTGCCAATGGCCGTAAGCTAATATGGCAAGGAATTCCAAGGAGCATTCGCGACAGTCATAGGAAAGTTCGTGACAGTCAGGACGGACTGGTGATCCAAAGGAACCTAGCTCTATACTTCTCGGGTGGTGATAGGCAAGAGCTGAAGTTGAGGGTAACTGGCCGTATATGGAAAGaagaatga